Proteins encoded within one genomic window of Mesorhizobium sp. AR10:
- a CDS encoding recombinase family protein, giving the protein MAIVGYARVSTTDQNTAVQIDQLKAAGAADDHIFQDRLSGLDNDRPKLAEALRFVRKGDTLVVTKVDRLARSAAHLHQIVEDLDKRGVGFRVLNDPSLDTTKPHGKLMFGILASIAEFETALRKERQMEGIAKAKARGDHLGRPKTVTDEVEQKVRDMRAEGASIRAIAAAVGYSTATVQKIMNE; this is encoded by the coding sequence ATGGCAATCGTTGGATACGCACGGGTTAGCACGACCGACCAGAACACGGCAGTTCAGATCGACCAGTTGAAGGCGGCAGGGGCGGCGGACGACCACATCTTTCAAGACCGGCTGTCGGGACTGGACAATGATAGGCCGAAGCTTGCCGAGGCGCTGCGGTTCGTTCGGAAGGGTGACACGCTGGTGGTAACCAAGGTCGACCGTCTGGCAAGATCGGCGGCGCACCTTCACCAGATCGTGGAAGACCTCGACAAGCGCGGTGTCGGGTTCCGGGTGTTGAACGACCCGTCCCTCGATACGACCAAGCCGCACGGCAAGCTCATGTTTGGCATCCTTGCCAGCATTGCAGAGTTTGAGACTGCCCTACGGAAGGAACGGCAGATGGAGGGCATCGCCAAGGCCAAGGCCCGGGGGGACCACCTAGGGCGGCCCAAGACGGTGACCGATGAGGTTGAACAGAAGGTGCGCGACATGCGGGCCGAGGGTGCCTCGATCAGGGCGATTGCAGCGGCTGTTGGCTACTCGACCGCCACGGTTCAGAAGATCATGAACGAGTGA
- a CDS encoding ATP-dependent nuclease, whose translation MPIDFKLSKVVIDCFRGIEHLELDLRDGFPSVLIGSNNAGKSTVLNAIALALNGGGYHQWSPEPTDFFCDASGKPSNEFTVQVHFHSDNELGYPAVKGVAKPSMIHGVQVKGRTAKGGKLSHSRTLFDGEGNSVTTAPRTSLSADDKKKYADHDIGYKLVNARLDDIHEHTPEVWFFKPQNIEASLYVWKSGPIAKLSKLLATRFLIDDWVMKVGDGGERKMPGTLHKAYDFFRQAVEAFPFWSDDMKPRLERVFSRYVGSHAKIDLQPNTQLLEEWLAQQLAVSLATDPDSVTTPLKSMGDGWQSVIRLAALEALSEYPELLKERVVLLLEEPETHLHPHLRRKIRKVLGALALKGWTVVYTTHSPELVSFDQDQVITRLVRTKGSVTSKSLQTDKLEQSAKLQSKLDDRGAHDFLFGTAAVFCEGKDDQFAVKLAFEQLGVDIDARSVSVTQCEGVSSIPAFASISRSLGIRWCALTDEDILKDGTVKPKTEKARAAIERCRTVSDLQAMWPVDLEQSLGVTEGKATPEITTVLLGSTAWQTDHPHFKSVIASLAAWIDPSVRV comes from the coding sequence ATGCCCATCGACTTCAAACTGTCGAAGGTAGTGATCGACTGCTTTCGTGGCATCGAGCATTTGGAGCTCGATCTACGCGATGGCTTTCCCTCTGTTCTCATCGGCTCGAACAATGCGGGGAAGTCGACCGTTCTTAATGCGATTGCGTTGGCTTTAAATGGCGGCGGCTACCACCAGTGGTCACCGGAACCGACAGATTTCTTCTGTGACGCCTCCGGGAAACCGTCAAACGAGTTCACCGTCCAAGTGCACTTCCATTCGGACAACGAACTCGGATACCCGGCAGTTAAGGGCGTAGCAAAACCCAGCATGATCCACGGCGTTCAGGTTAAGGGGAGGACTGCCAAGGGTGGCAAGTTGAGCCATAGCCGAACTTTGTTCGACGGCGAGGGCAACAGCGTGACGACCGCCCCTCGGACGTCACTTAGCGCGGACGACAAGAAGAAGTACGCCGACCACGACATCGGATACAAGCTTGTGAACGCTCGGCTAGACGACATTCATGAACACACGCCCGAGGTATGGTTCTTCAAACCTCAGAACATCGAAGCGTCCCTGTATGTCTGGAAGTCTGGCCCTATCGCCAAACTATCCAAGCTTCTGGCAACGCGCTTCCTCATTGATGATTGGGTTATGAAGGTCGGTGACGGCGGCGAAAGGAAGATGCCTGGAACGCTACACAAGGCATACGACTTTTTTCGACAAGCCGTAGAAGCCTTTCCGTTCTGGAGCGACGACATGAAGCCGCGCCTAGAGAGGGTCTTCAGCCGCTACGTTGGCAGCCACGCAAAGATTGATCTGCAGCCAAATACGCAGTTGTTGGAGGAATGGCTGGCGCAACAACTTGCCGTGTCGCTAGCCACGGACCCTGACAGCGTCACAACACCACTAAAGAGTATGGGCGACGGTTGGCAGAGTGTGATCCGTCTCGCCGCATTGGAGGCACTCTCCGAGTACCCCGAGTTGTTGAAGGAGAGGGTTGTCCTACTCTTGGAAGAGCCGGAGACACACCTTCATCCCCATCTGCGTCGCAAGATCCGAAAGGTTCTCGGTGCCCTGGCTTTGAAGGGCTGGACGGTGGTCTACACAACGCATTCGCCTGAGTTGGTCTCTTTCGACCAAGATCAAGTTATCACCCGTTTGGTGAGGACCAAGGGCTCGGTGACGAGCAAGAGCCTTCAGACGGATAAGTTGGAGCAGAGCGCGAAGCTGCAGTCGAAGCTTGACGATCGTGGCGCCCACGACTTCTTGTTCGGCACGGCTGCCGTGTTCTGCGAGGGTAAGGACGACCAATTCGCCGTCAAACTCGCGTTCGAACAATTGGGCGTCGACATTGACGCTAGGTCCGTCAGCGTCACCCAGTGCGAGGGGGTATCATCCATTCCCGCCTTCGCCTCAATTTCGAGATCGTTGGGCATACGTTGGTGCGCGCTCACCGATGAAGATATTCTGAAGGATGGTACCGTAAAGCCAAAGACGGAGAAGGCTCGCGCCGCCATAGAAAGGTGCCGCACTGTATCCGATTTGCAAGCGATGTGGCCCGTTGACCTTGAGCAAAGCTTGGGTGTCACCGAAGGCAAGGCCACGCCGGAGATAACGACTGTCCTTCTGGGGTCAACGGCATGGCAGACGGATCACCCCCATTTCAAGAGCGTCATTGCCTCATTGGCGGCGTGGATCGATCCCTCAGTTAGGGTCTAG
- a CDS encoding SOS response-associated peptidase, with product MCNLYNITTSQEAIRQWTGALRDILGNLEPSIDVYPNQLGPVARNAPDGERELARLLWGMPTPPERVKGKADYGTTNIRNPQYGHWQQYVGVEYRCVVPVTSFAEPSPTPGDKDPETGIQRNFWFAVSDDRPLFFFAGLWTPWYGVRKVKDGPGDFELYGFMTTAPNALIKPIHEKAMPVILRTQEETETWLSAPWSEAKRLQRTAPDDALVIVEKPATQIKFPQNAKDAGGQLSLL from the coding sequence ATGTGTAATCTCTACAACATCACAACCAGCCAAGAGGCCATCCGACAGTGGACAGGCGCGTTGCGGGACATCTTGGGCAACCTTGAACCTTCGATTGACGTCTATCCCAACCAGCTCGGTCCGGTTGCTCGCAATGCGCCGGATGGGGAACGGGAGCTTGCCCGACTTCTCTGGGGAATGCCGACACCGCCAGAGCGGGTCAAGGGTAAGGCCGACTATGGCACCACGAACATACGCAATCCGCAATACGGCCACTGGCAGCAGTATGTTGGCGTCGAGTATCGTTGCGTGGTCCCTGTGACGAGCTTCGCGGAGCCCAGCCCAACGCCGGGCGACAAGGACCCAGAGACAGGCATTCAGCGGAACTTCTGGTTTGCCGTCAGCGATGACCGCCCTCTGTTCTTCTTCGCTGGCCTTTGGACGCCTTGGTATGGGGTTCGGAAGGTCAAGGACGGTCCCGGCGACTTCGAGCTTTACGGTTTCATGACGACCGCACCCAACGCACTCATCAAGCCGATCCACGAGAAGGCGATGCCTGTCATTCTGAGGACGCAAGAGGAAACCGAGACGTGGCTGAGCGCGCCGTGGTCCGAGGCGAAGCGGCTACAGCGGACGGCACCGGACGACGCTCTTGTGATCGTTGAGAAGCCGGCCACGCAGATCAAGTTTCCACAGAATGCCAAAGACGCAGGTGGCCAACTTTCGTTGTTGTGA
- a CDS encoding winged helix-turn-helix domain-containing protein, which yields MNPTTNADPKKKGPRWTNPRYQAATRKDTERAPDFHHKATHVLRSEGFSGPATSKVVGISLRAVRAYLSRPCEALEVERREITKRHRIEHHSRTRQSKAPFELWAYLRKAQVPMVTDLLGFDPWASDNGGASTRERISFYLMDGGWSQAEIARMLGISQQAVSKHARAIKEVVSIRLRRRTAMTTRRIVHS from the coding sequence ATGAACCCTACCACGAACGCCGATCCCAAGAAAAAGGGGCCACGTTGGACAAACCCACGCTACCAAGCGGCCACCCGTAAGGACACCGAGCGGGCACCCGACTTCCACCACAAGGCTACGCACGTCCTACGCTCTGAGGGCTTCTCAGGCCCAGCCACGTCGAAGGTTGTCGGCATCTCATTGAGGGCCGTCCGCGCTTACCTGTCTCGCCCATGTGAGGCGCTGGAGGTTGAACGCCGAGAGATCACCAAGCGACACCGGATCGAACACCACAGCCGCACCAGGCAGAGCAAGGCTCCGTTCGAGCTGTGGGCCTACCTCCGGAAAGCTCAGGTACCCATGGTCACTGACCTTCTCGGGTTCGACCCGTGGGCCAGCGACAACGGAGGGGCCAGCACTCGGGAGCGGATTTCCTTCTATCTCATGGATGGTGGTTGGTCTCAGGCTGAGATTGCCCGGATGCTTGGAATCTCTCAGCAGGCCGTGTCCAAGCACGCCAGAGCCATCAAGGAGGTAGTCAGCATCCGACTGAGGAGGCGCACTGCCATGACGACGAGGAGGATTGTTCATAGCTGA
- a CDS encoding DUF982 domain-containing protein yields MSLNWFNPPVPVRGERAGMTYNVSNVEAASEHLLKWTKRGPKWNLAVRVCIACLADQATPQEVRRAFRAAAKEEGRLSPDHSSVSRQ; encoded by the coding sequence ATGTCTCTCAATTGGTTTAACCCTCCTGTGCCCGTCAGGGGTGAGCGTGCCGGCATGACCTACAACGTCAGCAACGTTGAGGCAGCTTCCGAACATCTCCTCAAGTGGACTAAGCGCGGCCCTAAGTGGAACCTGGCGGTGCGCGTTTGCATCGCCTGCCTAGCCGACCAAGCGACACCTCAGGAGGTCCGGAGGGCCTTCAGGGCTGCTGCTAAGGAAGAGGGGAGGCTCTCGCCCGATCACTCATCAGTAAGCAGGCAGTAA